One genomic window of Moorella glycerini includes the following:
- a CDS encoding YcdB/YcdC domain-containing protein, with amino-acid sequence MVAKIWQRFLAWGLVVLLLVSLFAGLAVAEDKPVVTLEQAIRTVKDNFEISKEYSRFTSSFNSYDGRQTWSLHWNEPAEPGGSFNADVDASTGEIINMNTWKPEKRPEPGLRLPAISAAEARKVAEKLLNQLAARYLPELQLLPDNNRLLPINNYGPVTYTFRWQRVVNGIPFPGNDVTITVRGDDGQVTNYNLNWTKADFPAATGAISPERARQVFAGTGMLELQYYLQPPYRPLAAGEKRPVLLVYRLSHPSRGLIDALSGAPLDLGNGGWFDKGGAGGMGYAGEMARKAAFSQGDVQPKPLSPEEMKEIEKTAKLISREEAIAAIKKWVDIPAGLTLRGANLYADWQDPEIRSWNLNWSSDKPEPGKPGYMSARVNASNGELLGFDLSSAPSGSDRGGKLDRKAAQRLAEDFLQKVQPQRFKEVQLDENYRPGWEPVIMEDGQNPAVQYFYYRRLVNGIPFPGNGINVTVDAVAGRITSYNLNWGNFAFPVATNILDGQQAVEAFLKKRPLTMSYTQIYSPGGPGQGELRLVYQPLGDPGYTTSDMLDARTGQFLDWEGKPVAQQPRPYRFNDIAGNFAEKEINLLGQAGIFGEYGEAFHPDENVTVVSLLRAMLMARNGVWGYKDLKDEEILKRAREEKWLQEDLQAGATVSRETLAKFMIRFLNLERAALAEGIYKVPYSDAGSLSPGSLGYVALTWGLGILKGNGFTFEPNHIVTRAEAAAALIRALEVKP; translated from the coding sequence ATGGTGGCGAAAATCTGGCAACGTTTTCTGGCCTGGGGCCTGGTGGTCCTGTTACTGGTATCCCTCTTTGCCGGTTTAGCCGTGGCGGAGGATAAGCCGGTTGTTACCCTGGAGCAGGCCATCCGGACGGTCAAAGACAACTTTGAAATTTCTAAAGAGTATTCGCGCTTTACTTCCAGTTTTAACAGCTACGACGGCCGCCAGACCTGGTCCCTGCACTGGAACGAGCCCGCGGAACCGGGCGGCAGTTTTAACGCCGATGTTGACGCCAGCACCGGCGAAATCATTAACATGAACACCTGGAAGCCCGAGAAAAGGCCCGAACCGGGCCTGCGGCTGCCGGCTATTTCTGCCGCTGAAGCCCGCAAGGTGGCAGAGAAACTGTTAAACCAGCTGGCCGCCAGGTATTTGCCGGAATTGCAACTGCTACCTGACAATAACAGGCTGTTGCCTATAAATAATTACGGGCCGGTTACTTATACCTTCCGCTGGCAGCGGGTAGTCAATGGTATTCCCTTCCCAGGTAATGACGTGACGATAACCGTCCGTGGCGATGACGGCCAGGTAACGAACTATAACCTCAACTGGACGAAAGCCGATTTTCCTGCGGCCACAGGAGCCATTTCTCCGGAAAGGGCGCGGCAGGTATTTGCCGGCACCGGCATGCTGGAACTGCAGTATTACCTGCAGCCCCCTTACAGGCCCCTGGCCGCCGGGGAGAAACGCCCGGTGTTGCTGGTTTACCGGCTCAGCCATCCCTCCCGGGGGTTGATCGATGCCCTGAGCGGTGCACCCCTTGATCTGGGCAACGGCGGGTGGTTTGATAAAGGCGGTGCCGGCGGGATGGGATACGCCGGGGAGATGGCCCGTAAAGCCGCATTTTCCCAGGGTGACGTCCAGCCCAAACCCTTAAGCCCTGAAGAAATGAAGGAAATCGAAAAAACGGCCAAACTTATCAGCCGGGAAGAAGCCATCGCCGCTATAAAGAAGTGGGTGGATATCCCGGCCGGCTTGACCCTGCGCGGGGCCAACCTCTACGCCGACTGGCAGGACCCGGAAATCCGCAGCTGGAATCTGAACTGGAGCAGCGATAAACCCGAGCCGGGAAAACCCGGTTATATGAGCGCCAGGGTCAATGCCAGCAATGGTGAACTGCTGGGCTTTGACCTGTCCTCTGCCCCCTCCGGGAGTGACAGGGGCGGTAAACTGGACCGCAAAGCAGCGCAGCGCCTGGCCGAGGACTTCCTGCAGAAGGTGCAACCGCAGCGTTTCAAGGAAGTACAGCTGGATGAAAACTACCGGCCCGGCTGGGAGCCGGTAATCATGGAGGATGGCCAGAACCCGGCTGTCCAGTACTTCTACTACCGCCGCCTGGTCAACGGCATCCCTTTCCCCGGCAACGGCATCAACGTAACAGTGGACGCGGTGGCAGGGCGCATCACCAGCTACAACCTTAACTGGGGCAATTTTGCTTTTCCGGTAGCCACAAATATCCTCGATGGGCAGCAAGCCGTCGAAGCCTTCCTGAAAAAACGCCCCCTGACCATGAGCTATACCCAAATCTACAGCCCGGGCGGTCCGGGTCAGGGTGAATTACGCCTTGTGTACCAGCCCCTGGGTGACCCCGGCTATACCACCTCGGACATGCTGGATGCCAGGACCGGCCAGTTCCTGGACTGGGAGGGTAAACCCGTGGCGCAACAGCCGCGGCCCTATCGCTTTAACGATATTGCCGGCAATTTTGCCGAAAAAGAAATCAACCTCCTGGGCCAGGCCGGGATCTTCGGTGAATACGGCGAAGCCTTTCACCCCGACGAGAATGTTACCGTAGTTTCCCTGCTGCGGGCCATGCTCATGGCCAGGAACGGCGTCTGGGGTTATAAAGACCTGAAGGATGAGGAGATCCTGAAGCGGGCCAGGGAGGAGAAGTGGCTGCAGGAAGACCTGCAGGCCGGGGCTACCGTCAGCCGGGAAACCCTGGCGAAGTTCATGATTCGCTTCCTCAACCTGGAGCGCGCCGCCCTGGCGGAGGGGATCTACAAAGTGCCCTACAGTGATGCCGGCTCCCTATCCCCCGGTTCCCTCGGCTATGTGGCCTTGACGTGGGGTTTAGGTATCCTGAAGGGCAATGGCTTTACCTTCGAACCGAACCATATTGTGACCCGCGCCGAAGCCGCTGCCGCCCTGATCCGGGCTCTGGAAGTAAAACCGTAA
- a CDS encoding glycosyltransferase family 4 protein yields the protein MRILMLSWEYPPQSVGGLARHVEDLALSLARLRHDVHVLTMGRPGQAAESRENGVIVHRVEAYPVHAPDFLTWVLQLNARFLEEAMILMRKYGPFQIIHAHDWLVAFTGRALKHAYRLPLVATMHATEAGRNRGLYNDMQRYINSVEWWLTYEAWRVIVCSQHMRQEVQGLFQLPADKITIIPNGVYSQKFRAVAVDPMVRQRYAAPHEKIIFFVGRLVIEKGVQVLLEAMPRILTACPEAKLVVAGQGPMEGQLQNRARELGISHKVYFAGYIDDHTRNQLYRAARVAVFPSLYEPFGIVALEAMAAGTPVVASETGGLAEIITHGVDGMRALPGNAGSLADNILAVLRDEALAERLRANGRRLVTEVYDWDSIARRTADVYQEVYSQYRRTSWPERPSVVARLWRFTPSTAGDPPREQPLPLAGRYDLPQRRAALVNQHRGRGEG from the coding sequence ATGCGGATCTTAATGCTCTCCTGGGAATATCCCCCCCAGAGTGTCGGCGGCCTGGCCCGGCATGTGGAGGACCTGGCCCTTTCCCTGGCGCGTCTACGCCATGATGTCCATGTGCTGACCATGGGCCGGCCCGGCCAGGCTGCAGAAAGCCGGGAAAACGGGGTAATTGTCCACCGGGTGGAAGCCTACCCCGTTCATGCCCCCGATTTTCTCACCTGGGTGCTGCAACTCAATGCCCGGTTCCTGGAAGAAGCCATGATCCTCATGCGTAAATATGGCCCCTTCCAGATTATCCATGCCCATGACTGGCTGGTAGCCTTTACCGGCCGGGCTTTAAAACATGCCTATCGCTTGCCCCTGGTTGCCACCATGCATGCTACCGAAGCCGGCCGCAATCGGGGCTTATATAATGACATGCAGCGCTACATTAACAGTGTGGAATGGTGGCTGACCTATGAGGCCTGGCGGGTAATCGTTTGTAGCCAGCATATGCGCCAGGAGGTCCAGGGGTTATTCCAGCTGCCGGCCGATAAAATTACCATTATCCCCAACGGGGTTTACAGCCAGAAATTCCGGGCCGTGGCCGTTGATCCAATGGTGCGGCAGCGTTACGCCGCGCCCCACGAAAAGATTATCTTCTTCGTCGGCCGCCTGGTAATCGAAAAGGGGGTCCAGGTCCTCCTGGAGGCCATGCCCCGCATCTTAACCGCCTGCCCGGAGGCCAAGCTGGTGGTGGCCGGCCAGGGACCCATGGAAGGCCAGCTCCAGAACCGGGCCCGGGAGCTGGGCATTAGCCACAAGGTCTATTTTGCCGGCTATATTGACGATCATACCCGCAACCAGCTCTACCGCGCCGCCCGGGTGGCCGTTTTCCCCAGCCTGTACGAGCCCTTTGGTATTGTGGCCCTGGAGGCCATGGCGGCCGGGACGCCGGTGGTGGCCAGCGAGACGGGCGGCCTGGCGGAGATCATCACCCATGGCGTTGACGGTATGCGCGCCTTGCCGGGTAATGCCGGTTCCCTGGCCGATAATATCCTGGCCGTATTACGGGATGAAGCCCTGGCGGAAAGGTTACGGGCCAACGGCCGCCGCCTGGTAACGGAAGTTTACGACTGGGACAGTATTGCCCGGCGGACGGCTGATGTCTACCAGGAGGTTTACAGCCAGTACCGGCGCACCTCCTGGCCGGAGCGGCCTTCAGTGGTAGCCCGCCTCTGGCGCTTTACGCCTTCTACGGCTGGAGACCCGCCCCGGGAGCAGCCCTTACCCCTGGCAGGCCGCTATGACCTGCCCCAGCGCCGGGCCGCCCTGGTAAACCAGCACCGCGGTAGAGGGGAAGGGTAG
- the thiS gene encoding sulfur carrier protein ThiS yields the protein MEIIVNNKVYNVKPGSTVMDILKEIGLPGQVAVWVNEHKLLQQEYQIYTLQPGDRLKIIKPLVGG from the coding sequence ATGGAAATAATTGTTAACAATAAAGTATATAATGTAAAACCGGGTTCCACGGTTATGGATATATTAAAGGAAATAGGATTACCGGGGCAAGTAGCTGTGTGGGTCAATGAACATAAACTTTTGCAGCAAGAGTATCAAATATATACCTTGCAGCCTGGTGACAGGCTCAAAATTATCAAACCTTTGGTGGGTGGGTGA